Proteins encoded in a region of the Oncorhynchus gorbuscha isolate QuinsamMale2020 ecotype Even-year linkage group LG16, OgorEven_v1.0, whole genome shotgun sequence genome:
- the LOC124000803 gene encoding tRNA-splicing endonuclease subunit Sen54-like isoform X1, which yields MADQNKTSAKVEFGNELLNPSELFEARTRSHKIPVRGQKDFIHTGSDQQKDRLQQSLDEHWNLVSEERVERLGNLVKAVWIPSDMIVELQSPAGKFWQTMGFSAHGKQCLHPEEALYLMECGNLQVFYQDLPLSIQEGYERFLYSKTMSVQHYQVFGHLKRLGYVVNRFDPSSVPSQYERQLNLPQSQDRSGRLPKRKRSHSPTSRHTGTQEGPTSKRMEEEKDCNREEEDKNPDSLPDLSAPDIDEIQTASHVDPTTSTEGGQGRSWWSKEGSPDSELPGQPQSSPRWDFSSIPFPDLGSRSWLPSSLTSPDPCLLPGAVGSVGACDVAPWLQRLNLREVRMSRRERERDRDRYRRDINQDREVRRCRNWAEYQELQGRRIQRSRRDRPIHLWEGPVTPLHDPAQVTSTGELLDKISVIKSTRLLEGASSLKDSEEWRICFNIYQPDTVAEFKKSAPGKPYSRMCVCSFDGPVPDLWTLKLLVFQSGDVPVTYAVVDHGDISFYSFKDFQIPTDTSF from the exons ATGGCTGACCAAAACAAAACATCAGCTAAAGTAGAATTCGGCAATGAATTACTAAA CCCATCTGAGCTGTTCGAAGCCCGCACGCGCAGCCACAAGATCCCGGTGCGCGGGCAGAAGGATTTCATTCACACTGGGTCGGATCAGCAAAAGGATAGGCTTCAGCAGAGTTTGGACGAGCACTGGAATCTAGTATCTGAGGAGCGAGTGGAGAGGTT GGGGAACCTGGTGAAGGCAGTGTGGATTCCCAGTGACATGATAGTGGAGCTGCAGTCACCAGCA GGGAAGTTTTGGCAGACTATGGGGTTTTCTGCCCATGGTAAGCAATGTCTACATCCAGAAGAGGCTCTCTATCTAATGGAGTGT GGAAACCTGCAAGTGTTCTACCAAGACCTGCCACTGTCCATCCAAGAGGGCTATGAGAGATTTCTATACTCGAAGACAATGAGTGTACAGCATTACCAG GTTTTTGGCCATTTGAAGCGACTTGGCTATGTGGTGAACAGATTTGATCCCAG TTCTGTGCCATCACAGTATGAGAGGCAGTTGAACCTGCCCCAGTCCCAAGACAGATCAGGAAGACTTCCGAAGCGGAAACGCAGCCACAGCCCCACCTCCAG gcacacaggaacacaggaggGCCCCACTTCTaagagaatggaggaggagaaagactgcaacagagaggaagaggacaagaATCCTGACTCTCTTCCAGATCTTTCAGCCCCAGACATTGACGAAATCCAGACAGCATCACACGTTGACCCCACTACTTCAACCGAGGGTGGCCAGGGCAGGAGCTGGTGGTCAAAGGAAGGCTCCCCTGACTCTGAGCTGCCAGGTCAGCCCCAGAGCTCCCCTCGCTGGGACTTTAGCTCCATCCCCTTCCCAGACCTGGGCTCCAGAAGCTGGCTCCCCAGCAGCCTGACCTCCCCAGACCCCTGCCTGCTGCCCGGCGCTGTGGGGTCAGTGGGGGCCTGCGATGTGGCCCCCTGGCTGCAGAGGCTCAACCTGCGGGAGGTGAGGATGTCCCGGCGTGAGAGGGAGCGGGACAGGGACCGGTACCGGAGGGACATCAACCAGGACAGAGAGGTACGACGTTGCAGGAACTGGGCGGAGTACCAAGAGCTACAGGGGAGAAGGATTCAACGGAGCCGCAGAGATAGGCCAATACACCTGTGGGAGGGGCCGGTCACACCCCTACATGACCCTGCACAGGTCACTTCAACTG GTGAGCTGCTGGACAAAATCAGTGTGATCAAATCCACACGGCTGCTGGAGGGAGCATCCAG TTTGAAAGATTCAGAGGAGTGGAGAATCTGTTTCAACATTTACCAACCCGACACGGTCGCTGAATTCAAAAAGAGCGCTCCTGGAAAACCCTATTCTcgcatgtgtgtgtgcag TTTCGATGGTCCAGTGCCTGACTTGTGGACACTGAAATTGCTGGTTTTCCAGAGTGGGGACGTCCCGGTCACCTATGCAGTGGTGGACCACGGGGACATCTCCTTCTACTCCTTCAAGGACTTCCAGATACCCACAGACACGTCCTTCTGA
- the LOC124000803 gene encoding tRNA-splicing endonuclease subunit Sen54-like isoform X2: MGFSAHGKQCLHPEEALYLMECGNLQVFYQDLPLSIQEGYERFLYSKTMSVQHYQVFGHLKRLGYVVNRFDPSSVPSQYERQLNLPQSQDRSGRLPKRKRSHSPTSRHTGTQEGPTSKRMEEEKDCNREEEDKNPDSLPDLSAPDIDEIQTASHVDPTTSTEGGQGRSWWSKEGSPDSELPGQPQSSPRWDFSSIPFPDLGSRSWLPSSLTSPDPCLLPGAVGSVGACDVAPWLQRLNLREVRMSRRERERDRDRYRRDINQDREVRRCRNWAEYQELQGRRIQRSRRDRPIHLWEGPVTPLHDPAQVTSTGELLDKISVIKSTRLLEGASSLKDSEEWRICFNIYQPDTVAEFKKSAPGKPYSRMCVCSFDGPVPDLWTLKLLVFQSGDVPVTYAVVDHGDISFYSFKDFQIPTDTSF, translated from the exons ATGGGGTTTTCTGCCCATGGTAAGCAATGTCTACATCCAGAAGAGGCTCTCTATCTAATGGAGTGT GGAAACCTGCAAGTGTTCTACCAAGACCTGCCACTGTCCATCCAAGAGGGCTATGAGAGATTTCTATACTCGAAGACAATGAGTGTACAGCATTACCAG GTTTTTGGCCATTTGAAGCGACTTGGCTATGTGGTGAACAGATTTGATCCCAG TTCTGTGCCATCACAGTATGAGAGGCAGTTGAACCTGCCCCAGTCCCAAGACAGATCAGGAAGACTTCCGAAGCGGAAACGCAGCCACAGCCCCACCTCCAG gcacacaggaacacaggaggGCCCCACTTCTaagagaatggaggaggagaaagactgcaacagagaggaagaggacaagaATCCTGACTCTCTTCCAGATCTTTCAGCCCCAGACATTGACGAAATCCAGACAGCATCACACGTTGACCCCACTACTTCAACCGAGGGTGGCCAGGGCAGGAGCTGGTGGTCAAAGGAAGGCTCCCCTGACTCTGAGCTGCCAGGTCAGCCCCAGAGCTCCCCTCGCTGGGACTTTAGCTCCATCCCCTTCCCAGACCTGGGCTCCAGAAGCTGGCTCCCCAGCAGCCTGACCTCCCCAGACCCCTGCCTGCTGCCCGGCGCTGTGGGGTCAGTGGGGGCCTGCGATGTGGCCCCCTGGCTGCAGAGGCTCAACCTGCGGGAGGTGAGGATGTCCCGGCGTGAGAGGGAGCGGGACAGGGACCGGTACCGGAGGGACATCAACCAGGACAGAGAGGTACGACGTTGCAGGAACTGGGCGGAGTACCAAGAGCTACAGGGGAGAAGGATTCAACGGAGCCGCAGAGATAGGCCAATACACCTGTGGGAGGGGCCGGTCACACCCCTACATGACCCTGCACAGGTCACTTCAACTG GTGAGCTGCTGGACAAAATCAGTGTGATCAAATCCACACGGCTGCTGGAGGGAGCATCCAG TTTGAAAGATTCAGAGGAGTGGAGAATCTGTTTCAACATTTACCAACCCGACACGGTCGCTGAATTCAAAAAGAGCGCTCCTGGAAAACCCTATTCTcgcatgtgtgtgtgcag TTTCGATGGTCCAGTGCCTGACTTGTGGACACTGAAATTGCTGGTTTTCCAGAGTGGGGACGTCCCGGTCACCTATGCAGTGGTGGACCACGGGGACATCTCCTTCTACTCCTTCAAGGACTTCCAGATACCCACAGACACGTCCTTCTGA